One part of the Vicia villosa cultivar HV-30 ecotype Madison, WI linkage group LG6, Vvil1.0, whole genome shotgun sequence genome encodes these proteins:
- the LOC131609587 gene encoding uncharacterized protein LOC131609587 — translation MSAKAMPEKEDNILKQALDARKNQKKRNQGTGAGENSGSAGSPHKIHVDERLPKRPRASEGGRPDQSNLGPGRAFVLPSCYKDGGYFEKFPLATSPDEARRISDMDPPSLQKQLACDSAAVVRVLEMAQVLASGGSGSTEALKEAEAAKKVAEDKVKTMEVERKELRKKVDAALKQKDAEVAAEKKKLADLRLEWAPSADESPDVAALKSRAEFAEKIESLKISLADMADVGFERALNQLRLLNPGLKEDNVGLSSRIVDGVLVPESPGSEE, via the exons ATGTCTGCAA aggctatgccggagaaggaggataaTATCCTGAAACAAGCATTGGATgcgaggaagaatcagaagaagaggaaccagggTACCGGAGCTGGAGAGAACTCAGGCTCGGCAGGCTCCCCTCACAAGATTCATGTCGACGAGAGGTTACCCAAGAGACCTCGTGCTTCCGAGGGGGGACGTCCGGATCAGTCGAACCTGGGTCCCGGGCGCGCCTTCGTGTTGCCTtcttgctacaaggatggaggcTATTTTGAGAAGTTCCCCTTGGCTACCTCACCggatgaagctcgtcggatcAGTGATATGGATCCCCCGTCTCTTCAGAAACAGTTGGCGTGCGACAGTGCCGCCGTGGTGAGGGTCTTGGAGATGGCCCAAGTGTTGGCTAGTGGAGGTTCGGGCTCGACCGAGGCCCTGAAGGAGGCCGAGGCGGCTAAGAAGGTGGCCGAGGACAAGGTGAAGACCATGGAGGTCGAGCGCAAGGAGTTGAGGAAGAAGGTCGATGCGGCCCTGAAGCAGAAAGATGCGGAGGTCgcggctgagaagaagaagctggctgaccttcgactcgaatgggctccctcggctgacgagtcgccGGATGTGGCAGCTCTGAAGTCCAGGGCTGAGTTTGCGGAGAAGATAGAAAGCCTGAAGATAAGCCTGGCCGACATGGCCGACGTCGGTTTCGAGCGTGCTCTTAACCAGCTGAGGCTTCTGaaccctggtttgaaggaggataatgTCGGGCTCTCTTCGAGGATCGTAGATGGCGTGTTGGTGCCTGAGTCCCCGGGGAGTGAAGAGTAG